AATCCACCCTGCTGCGCCTGCCCTACCCGGCAACCCGCCTGTCGGTGGGCGACGCCCGCGTGGCCGACGTCATCCTGCTCAACCCCAGCGAACTCTACATGCTCGGTAAATCGGTCGGCACCACCAACCTCATCCTCTGGAACAAGAACAACGACGCCACCATCATTGACCTGGCGGTGGACCTCGACACCAGCGCGCTGGGCGCCCGCTTCGAACAGCTTCTGTCCGGGGAAAAGGACGTCAGGATCACCACCGCGGCGAATACCCTGGTGCTGTCGGGCGTGGTGTCGGACGCCGTCAAGCTGGACCAGATGCTGGCGCTGGCAAATGCCTATGTCCAGCGCAGCGCGGCCGCCGGCAGCGCCGGCGGCGCGGCTGACGGCGCCGCCGGCGGCGGGGCGGCCGGCGGCCAGGCCGGAAACAGTCCGCGGGTGATCAACATGGCCTCGGTCGCGGCGCCGCAACAGGTCATGCTCGAAGTGCGGGTGGCCGAAATTTCGAAAACCCTGGTCGACCAGCTTGGCGTGAGCATTGGGGCCAGCCACACCAACGGCAGCTGGACCTACAGCTTCCTGTCCAACCTGCTCACCAATAACCCGAGCGTGCTCGACGCCTTCAACAAGAAGAACGGGAATTTCCTGACGATCGATGCGCAAAAGCGCGACGGGCTGATCAAGGTGCTGGCGGAACCGACGATCATGGCCATCAGCGGCCAGGAAGCCAGCTTCCTGGCGGGCGGCAAGATCTTCATCCCGGTCAGCCAGAACAACAACGGCGGCATCCCGACCATCACCCTGGAAGAAAAGGAATTCGGCGTGGCCGTCAAGTTTACCCCGACGGTACTGGAAGGCGGCCGCATCAACCTGAAAGTGGCGCCGGAAGTGTCCGACCTGAACCGCGAGGGCATCGGCATCACGGCGACCGGGGTGTCGACGACCGCGGTACTGCCCTCGTTCACCACCCGGCGCGCCACCACTACGGTGCAACTGTTCGACGGCCAGAGCTTCGCCATCGGCGGCCTGATCAAGAATAACGTCACCACCAACGTGAAGGCCTTCCCGGTGCTGGGCGAAGTGCCCGTGCTGGGCGCGCTGTTCCGCAGCAGCGACTTCCAGACCGATCGCTCCGAACTGGTGTTCATCATCACCCCGCATTTGGTGAAACCGCTGCCGGCCGACTACAAACTGCCGACCGACAACTATGTGGAGCCGAGCCGCAGCGAGTTCTTCCTCGGCGGTAAGCACGAGGGCCAAGCGCCGGCCGAACCGGTCCGCAGTGCCGCCGCCGCTGCGCCGACCGGGTTCGATCTCAAATAGGAGTCAAGCATGAGTCTGCATCCCATATTGCGTGCCAGTCTGTACGGCCTGAGCCTGCTGAGCGCCGGTTGCGTGACCCAGCCGGTCGCGGCGCCTTTCGGCGCCAGCGTGAGCCTGGCGATGGCGCAGCAAGTGCTCGACCCGATGGCCGGCGCGAAACACGCAGGCGTCGAGGGCATGGGCGCCCAGGAAGCGAAAAGCGCCTACGAC
This window of the Massilia sp. WG5 genome carries:
- a CDS encoding pilus assembly protein, translating into MSLHPILRASLYGLSLLSAGCVTQPVAAPFGASVSLAMAQQVLDPMAGAKHAGVEGMGAQEAKSAYDAYQKTFRAPQPQPNVFTIGVGGTR
- a CDS encoding type II and III secretion system protein family protein gives rise to the protein MGPLSTQAVATIAALTALAAAAPAAAQATQEKSVKAKNVQAALRVPAAAAARPSGAVTMAPKVTLAEGKSTLLRLPYPATRLSVGDARVADVILLNPSELYMLGKSVGTTNLILWNKNNDATIIDLAVDLDTSALGARFEQLLSGEKDVRITTAANTLVLSGVVSDAVKLDQMLALANAYVQRSAAAGSAGGAADGAAGGGAAGGQAGNSPRVINMASVAAPQQVMLEVRVAEISKTLVDQLGVSIGASHTNGSWTYSFLSNLLTNNPSVLDAFNKKNGNFLTIDAQKRDGLIKVLAEPTIMAISGQEASFLAGGKIFIPVSQNNNGGIPTITLEEKEFGVAVKFTPTVLEGGRINLKVAPEVSDLNREGIGITATGVSTTAVLPSFTTRRATTTVQLFDGQSFAIGGLIKNNVTTNVKAFPVLGEVPVLGALFRSSDFQTDRSELVFIITPHLVKPLPADYKLPTDNYVEPSRSEFFLGGKHEGQAPAEPVRSAAAAAPTGFDLK